The following proteins come from a genomic window of Drosophila sulfurigaster albostrigata strain 15112-1811.04 chromosome X, ASM2355843v2, whole genome shotgun sequence:
- the LOC133848631 gene encoding uncharacterized protein LOC133848631 isoform X1 produces the protein MRSPENICRHCFCQGITVFCNFAHNRTLSNVWNSTYKVPSNIAAMEVQLKHDTQFELQGGLFRNNRVNRFVVKGASKDTDQVELSHNAFRNNLAGLPDIQIIGVGNVFMREHAFTGGEIKLLVEDSGQAIVFPNAFVNMNMSCNFTKIKNLDIREKAFHPSTNRSTQANVNLHIQQSHIDHINSFDVSMNKIVFVDSTIGVIQRSAFNVTNVKELFYENCTIGRIEAFAFTERLHSEHISITGSRIGTIESEAISGSGISNFTLRQNVIETIEESAIQVYSVYMFIERNTITNLGTNWLRNPRGEMVAIEENRFASFAPIQLEQSNRINCSFANNHLGDPKPGSLNISNCEMRAMTVDRFCDCGGNQQWLATLTEHDISSEMYCQLSPSLSKCFNASTVHLRRYEHEACGSDNDRKLQCVDGSKLEWYNGGYVTKEEREQQQRGTTNTRIISISLAIIGVIASIIFMGAFVWMKCRKQRQQQMCHFSSEECVVLMRDAGPKMRSYYEKLTSNKLTSEQCVNIINQVTSQHFERITLSANQVLDRHMQTMHSRSDMGASALLTLPSAPSDYSGGDEHDERVDIENIYTEVPDYSSPQDLLDAQDNFYSEPNHFVGDGHANDMPPPAYAPPFQQPPPPSMHRQHPHHPTHHYQLPSTSSSSQRRGHEQLPDVLQPSTDNCGAIYAQPVLRLTPNSAPINVSPASKSAALPHGAKNTQQSHVRELRQNLEAMPQFHPNQLTSSRTQNQLQSRFASTPRRQHPSGNASSGNTLNRSYECLDGAASMAAMELMDMRGATALPPDSGSDHSGGSDETVKIDDVIEYADAENCAMLAGKAATRSATATQTSKNM, from the exons CTATCGAACGTATGGAACAGCACGTATAAGGTGCCATCGAACATCGCCGCCATGGAGGTGCAGCTGAAGCATGACACACAATTCGAGCTGCAAGGCGGTCTCTTTCGCAACAATCGTGTCAATCGGTTTGTGGTGAAGGGCGCCAGTAAGGACACCGATCAGGTGGAGTTGTCCCACAATGCGTTTCGCAACAACCTCGCCGGCTTGCCGGACATTCAGATAATCGGTGTGGGCAACGTCTTTATGCGCGAACATGCCTTCACAG GTGGCGAGATCAAACTACTTGTGGAGGACAGCGGACAGGCCATTGTGTTCCCGAATGCCTTTGTCAACATGAATATGTCGTGCAATTTTACGAAAATCAAGAACCTGGATATCAGGGAGAAAGCTTTCCATCCCAGCACAAATCGCAGCACGCAGGCCAATGTAAAT ctGCATATTCAGCAATCGCACATTGATCACATCAATAGTTTCGACGTCTCGATGaataaaattgtgtttgtCGATTCCACCATTGGAGTTATTCAGCGCAGCGCCTTCAATGTGACCAATGTCAAGGAACTATTCTATGAGAACTGCACCATCGGAAGGATCGAGGCGTTCGCTTTCACTGAAAGATTGCACAGCGAGCATATATCGATCACCGGCTCACGAATCGGCACCATCGAAAGTGAAGCGATCAGCGGCAGTGGCATTTCAAACTTTACACTCAGGCAGAATGT TATCGAAACGATCGAGGAGTCGGCCATCCAGGTGTACAGCGTATACATGTTCATCGAGCGCAATACGATCACGAATCTGGGCACCAACTGGCTGCGCAATCCGCGTGGCGAGATGGTGGCCATCGAGGAGAATCGCTTCGCCAGCTTTGCACCCATTCAGCTGGAGCAATCGAATCGCATCAACTGCAGTTTCGCCAACAATCACCTCGGCGATCCGAAGCCGGGCAGCCTCAACATCAGCAACTGTGAGATGCGTGCCATGACCGTCGATCGTTTCTGCGACTGTGGCGGCAATCAACAATGGCTGGCCACACTCACCGAGCACGATATCAGCTCCGAGATGTATTGCCAGCTGTCGCCAAGTTTGAGCAAATGCTTCAATGCCAGCACGGTGCATTTGCGTCGCTACGAGCACGAGGCATGTGGCAGCGACAACGATCGCAAGCTGCAGTGCGTCGATGGCAGCAAACTGGAGTGGTACAACGGTGGCTATGTGACCAAGGAGGAGcgcgaacagcaacaacgaggcACCACCAACACCAGAATCATTTCCATTAGCCTCGCCATTATCGGCGTCATCGCCTCGATAATCTTCATGGGGGCGTTCGTTTGGATGAAGTGCCgaaagcagcggcaacagcaaatgtGTCACTTCAGCTCTGAGGAATGTGTGGTGCTGATGCGCGATGCGGGTCCCAAAATGAGGAGCTATTATGAGAAGTTGACCAGCAATAAGCTGACGAGCGAACAGTGCGTTAACATCATCAATCAGGTGACCAGTCAGCACTTCGAACGCATCACGCTCTCGGCCAATCAGGTGCTCGATCGCCACATGCAAACGATGCATTCCAGAAGCGATATGGGCGCCAGCGCCTTGCTGACCCTTCCCAGTGCACCCAGCGATTACAGTGGTGGCGATGAGCACGACGAGCGTGTGGATATCGAGAACATTTACACCGAGGTCCCGGACTATTCATCGCCACAGGATTTGCTCGATGCTCAGGATAATTTCTACTCGGAGCCGAATCATTTTGTTGGTG ATGGCCATGCAAATGATATGCCACCGCCCGCCTATGCACCGCCATTCCAGCAACCGCCACCGCCCTCGATGCATCGCCAGCATCCACATCATCCCACACATCATTATCAACTGCCGtccacaagcagcagcagccagagacGCGGCCACGAGCAGCTGCCCGATGTGCTGCAGCCATCGACTGACAATTGTGGTGCTATCTATGCCCAGCCCGTGTTGCGCTTGACGCCCAACTCGGCGCCCATCAACGTATCGCCCGCTTCAAAATCCGCAGCGTTGCCACATGGTGCGAAGAACACTCAACAGAGTCATGTGCGCGAACTGCGTCAGAATCTGGAGGCGATGCCACAATTCCATCCCAATCAACTGACCTCGAGTCGCACACAAAACCAGCTGCAATCGCGTTTCGCCAGCACGCCGCGTCGCCAACATCCCAGTGGCAACGCCAGCAGTGGCAACACTCTCAACAGAAGCTACGAGTGTCTCGACGGTGCGGCCAGCATGGCTGCCATGGAACTGATGGATATGCGAGGAGCAACTGCCTTGCCACCGGACTCGGGCTCTGATCATTCCGGTGGCAGCGATGAGACTGTTAAAATCGATGACGTCATCGAGTATGCTGACGCCGAGAACTGTGCGATGCTAGCCGGCAAAGCAGCGACGCGttcagcgacagcgacacaaACATCGAAAAATATGTGA
- the LOC133848631 gene encoding uncharacterized protein LOC133848631 isoform X2, with protein MRSPENICRHCFCQGITVFCNFAHNRTLSNVWNSTYKVPSNIAAMEVQLKHDTQFELQGGLFRNNRVNRFVVKGASKDTDQVELSHNAFRNNLAGLPDIQIIGVGNVFMREHAFTGGEIKLLVEDSGQAIVFPNAFVNMNMSCNFTKIKNLDIREKAFHPSTNRSTQANVNLHIQQSHIDHINSFDVSMNKIVFVDSTIGVIQRSAFNVTNVKELFYENCTIGRIEAFAFTERLHSEHISITGSRIGTIESEAISGSGISNFTLRQNVIETIEESAIQVYSVYMFIERNTITNLGTNWLRNPRGEMVAIEENRFASFAPIQLEQSNRINCSFANNHLGDPKPGSLNISNCEMRAMTVDRFCDCGGNQQWLATLTEHDISSEMYCQLSPSLSKCFNASTVHLRRYEHEACGSDNDRKLQCVDGSKLEWYNGGYVTKEEREQQQRGTTNTRIISISLAIIGVIASIIFMGAFVWMKCRKQRQQQMCHFSSEECVVLMRDAGPKMRSYYEKLTSNKLTSEQCVNIINQVTSQHFERITLSANQVLDRHMQTMHSRSDMGASALLTLPSAPSDYSGGDEHDERVDIENIYTEVPDYSSPQDLLDAQDNFYSEPNHFVGDQYYIINY; from the exons CTATCGAACGTATGGAACAGCACGTATAAGGTGCCATCGAACATCGCCGCCATGGAGGTGCAGCTGAAGCATGACACACAATTCGAGCTGCAAGGCGGTCTCTTTCGCAACAATCGTGTCAATCGGTTTGTGGTGAAGGGCGCCAGTAAGGACACCGATCAGGTGGAGTTGTCCCACAATGCGTTTCGCAACAACCTCGCCGGCTTGCCGGACATTCAGATAATCGGTGTGGGCAACGTCTTTATGCGCGAACATGCCTTCACAG GTGGCGAGATCAAACTACTTGTGGAGGACAGCGGACAGGCCATTGTGTTCCCGAATGCCTTTGTCAACATGAATATGTCGTGCAATTTTACGAAAATCAAGAACCTGGATATCAGGGAGAAAGCTTTCCATCCCAGCACAAATCGCAGCACGCAGGCCAATGTAAAT ctGCATATTCAGCAATCGCACATTGATCACATCAATAGTTTCGACGTCTCGATGaataaaattgtgtttgtCGATTCCACCATTGGAGTTATTCAGCGCAGCGCCTTCAATGTGACCAATGTCAAGGAACTATTCTATGAGAACTGCACCATCGGAAGGATCGAGGCGTTCGCTTTCACTGAAAGATTGCACAGCGAGCATATATCGATCACCGGCTCACGAATCGGCACCATCGAAAGTGAAGCGATCAGCGGCAGTGGCATTTCAAACTTTACACTCAGGCAGAATGT TATCGAAACGATCGAGGAGTCGGCCATCCAGGTGTACAGCGTATACATGTTCATCGAGCGCAATACGATCACGAATCTGGGCACCAACTGGCTGCGCAATCCGCGTGGCGAGATGGTGGCCATCGAGGAGAATCGCTTCGCCAGCTTTGCACCCATTCAGCTGGAGCAATCGAATCGCATCAACTGCAGTTTCGCCAACAATCACCTCGGCGATCCGAAGCCGGGCAGCCTCAACATCAGCAACTGTGAGATGCGTGCCATGACCGTCGATCGTTTCTGCGACTGTGGCGGCAATCAACAATGGCTGGCCACACTCACCGAGCACGATATCAGCTCCGAGATGTATTGCCAGCTGTCGCCAAGTTTGAGCAAATGCTTCAATGCCAGCACGGTGCATTTGCGTCGCTACGAGCACGAGGCATGTGGCAGCGACAACGATCGCAAGCTGCAGTGCGTCGATGGCAGCAAACTGGAGTGGTACAACGGTGGCTATGTGACCAAGGAGGAGcgcgaacagcaacaacgaggcACCACCAACACCAGAATCATTTCCATTAGCCTCGCCATTATCGGCGTCATCGCCTCGATAATCTTCATGGGGGCGTTCGTTTGGATGAAGTGCCgaaagcagcggcaacagcaaatgtGTCACTTCAGCTCTGAGGAATGTGTGGTGCTGATGCGCGATGCGGGTCCCAAAATGAGGAGCTATTATGAGAAGTTGACCAGCAATAAGCTGACGAGCGAACAGTGCGTTAACATCATCAATCAGGTGACCAGTCAGCACTTCGAACGCATCACGCTCTCGGCCAATCAGGTGCTCGATCGCCACATGCAAACGATGCATTCCAGAAGCGATATGGGCGCCAGCGCCTTGCTGACCCTTCCCAGTGCACCCAGCGATTACAGTGGTGGCGATGAGCACGACGAGCGTGTGGATATCGAGAACATTTACACCGAGGTCCCGGACTATTCATCGCCACAGGATTTGCTCGATGCTCAGGATAATTTCTACTCGGAGCCGAATCATTTTGTTGGTG atcaatattatattataaattattga
- the LOC133848632 gene encoding LOW QUALITY PROTEIN: uncharacterized protein LOC133848632 (The sequence of the model RefSeq protein was modified relative to this genomic sequence to represent the inferred CDS: deleted 1 base in 1 codon), with translation MQNIRNLKDPTKNGMLKELLLYICTWLLLFCCISTLPAMAAAATEPKITCTDHDTKITCDCHNTELAMVLPQINGAVYHIEVRNCRYLTVEPNALERTESLRKISFHHVDRLVLQKHALSLSRYTSNKALIVEFEDVNFELIDSHAISGNIEEISFVGGRIEQMQPFGFTTTKDSAILLKLDGVTIHRIESQAFKKFAVEQMIIANCKFVANVPTRAFYELEVLNELSMRNNQFQEVHSHAFTFKLIFKLSLSDNSFVAVDGEWLEAQIRDAITLRGNKFGATSEIAFRSLKVHRDYQLSERLELRFHNNTVHSLLPTAAAMPAAAGDVASVEAPPQPLRFDERFALSIRQLCYENVWSCDQLDTSQEPAVPRVEFFRLYSDQLLFTRAAATSPPDVATPQQFVPLRQVIVEQCQPSSYVAYIVIGSVLLALLIVFLLLLLWCLVARRRRRRKLDVVQPEARTYKETQIVYQIENAGLLKTDL, from the exons atgcaaaacatacGAAACCTTAAAGATCCCACCAAGAATGGGATGCTGAAGGAGTTGCTGCTCTACATCTGCACCTGGCTGCTGCTCTTCTGCTGCATCTCAACGTTGCCagcgatggcagcagcagccacagagCCAAAGATCACCTGCACCGATCACGACACAAAGATCACCTGTGATTGCCACAACACTGAGCTG GCCATGGTATTGCCACAAATCAATGGCGCCGTTTATCACATCGAGGTGCGCAATTGTCGTTACCTCACAGTCGAACCAAACGCCTTGGAGCGCACCGAGAGTCTACGCAAGATCAGTTTCCATCATGTGGATCGTCTGGTGCTGCAGAAACATGCCCTCAGCTTGTCTCGGTATACGAGCAACAAGGCTTTGATCGTTGAGTTCGAGGACGTCAACTTTGAGTTGATCGATTCGCATGCCATCAGTGGCAACATCGAGGAGATCTCATTCGTCGGTGGTCGCATCGAGCAGATGCAACCCTTTGGGTTCACCACCACCAAAGACAGTGCCATATTGCTCAAACTGGATGGTGTAACCATTCATCGCATAGAGAGTCAG GCTTTCAAAAAGTTTGCCGTGGAGCAAATGATCATTGCCAATTGTAAATTCGTGGCAAATGTGCCGACACGCGCCTTCTACGAGCTGGAAGTGCTCAACGAGCTGAGCATGCGCAACAATCAGTTCCAGGAAGTGCACTCGCATGCCTTCACCTTCAAGC TCATCTTCAAGCTGAGCTTGAGCGACAATAGCTTCGTCGCCGTGGACGGCGAGTGGCTGGAGGCACAAATTCGTGATGCAATCACATTGCGTGGCAATAAATTC GGAGCCACAAGTGAGATTGCGTTTCGCAGCCTGAAAGTGCATCGCGATTATCAGCTGAGCGAGCGACTCGAGTTGCGGTTCCACAACAATACGGTGCACAGTCTGCTgcccacagcagcagcgatgccAGCGGCCGCAGGCGATGTGGCAAGCGTCGAGGCGCCACCGCAACCGTTGCGCTTCGACGAACGCTTTGCGCTCAGCATTCGCCAGTTGTGCTACGAGAATGTGTGGAGTTGCGATCAGTTGGACACGAGTCAAGAGCCAGCGGTGCCGCGTGTCGAATTCTTTCGCCTCTACTCCGACCAGTTGCTCTTcactcgagcagcagcaacttcgcCACCGGATGTTGCCACACCACAACAATTTGTGCCATTGCGTCAGGTGATCGTCGAGCAGTGTCAGCCGAGCAGCTACGTCGCCTACATTGTCATCGGCAGTGTTCTGCTCGCTCTGCTCATCGTGTTCCTTCTTCTCTTGCTCTGGTGTCTGGTGGCACGTCGACGACGGCGCCGCAAACTGGATGTGGTGCAGCCCGAGGCGCGCACCTACAAGGAGACGCAGATTGTATACCAAATCGAGAACGCTGGCCTGCTCAAGACTGATCTGTAG